One window of ANME-2 cluster archaeon genomic DNA carries:
- a CDS encoding (Fe-S)-binding protein gives MKSISVPYAKLNVKGGGVMPAKIKVANPNRCIGCYSCMLACSRANADSVSLIDSAIDIRTSGGIESGIGIIVCRSCIDPPCARACPTGALAPRNGGGVVLNKNLCDSCGVCADACLPRAIHFDRADMPVICIHCGVCARFCSHDVLEIRKTEVL, from the coding sequence ATGAAAAGCATAAGTGTACCTTATGCTAAATTAAATGTTAAGGGAGGAGGAGTAATGCCAGCCAAGATTAAAGTGGCGAACCCGAACAGGTGCATTGGCTGTTACAGTTGTATGCTTGCCTGCAGTCGCGCCAATGCAGATTCAGTTTCATTAATAGACAGTGCCATTGATATCCGGACATCTGGCGGTATTGAGAGCGGCATCGGAATAATCGTCTGTCGTTCATGCATAGACCCGCCATGTGCCAGGGCATGCCCGACCGGGGCCCTGGCACCCCGCAACGGCGGCGGTGTGGTGCTGAACAAGAACCTGTGCGACTCGTGTGGGGTATGCGCTGATGCCTGCCTCCCCCGGGCAATTCACTTTGACAGGGCGGATATGCCGGTGATCTGTATCCATTGTGGCGTATGTGCCAGGTTTTGCAGTCATGATGTACTTGAGATAAGAAAGACCGAGGTGCTGTGA
- a CDS encoding tRNA 5'-guanylyltransferase → MKNKELFSQLKVVSTAVLRVDGRGFSKTLRKLEFKKPYDIRFTESMVRSTHDFFSESGINPTFAYLFSDEINLVFTRELPFNGRLEKIDSVIPSFIASALTIHLKSAYPLSFDSRVSIIDRNEITEYLNWRQNECWRNLVSSYAYYLLLEDGMNAKEAAVKLKGMKSDTLHQLAWEHGINLAETPAWQRRGVMIYKQTFEKQGHNPLTGENPMVSRTKIVEDWELPLFKSDDGEQLIHSIINELQT, encoded by the coding sequence ATGAAGAATAAGGAATTATTTTCACAGTTAAAGGTTGTCAGCACTGCCGTATTAAGAGTTGACGGCAGGGGTTTTTCCAAAACCCTCCGTAAACTTGAGTTCAAGAAACCGTATGATATTCGTTTTACCGAGAGTATGGTTCGTTCCACCCATGATTTTTTTAGCGAAAGCGGTATTAATCCCACGTTTGCATATCTGTTCTCGGATGAGATAAACCTGGTATTTACCCGGGAGTTACCTTTTAACGGCAGGCTTGAGAAAATTGATTCTGTCATTCCCAGTTTCATTGCTTCGGCACTTACCATACACCTGAAAAGTGCCTACCCCCTGTCCTTTGATTCAAGAGTATCTATCATAGACAGAAATGAGATTACTGAATACCTCAACTGGCGACAAAATGAGTGCTGGCGCAACCTGGTAAGTTCGTATGCCTATTATCTGTTGCTTGAGGATGGAATGAATGCTAAAGAAGCTGCAGTAAAGCTGAAAGGTATGAAATCAGACACATTACACCAACTTGCCTGGGAACATGGTATAAACCTTGCAGAAACACCGGCATGGCAGCGCCGAGGCGTCATGATTTACAAACAAACGTTTGAAAAACAGGGACATAATCCTCTTACCGGAGAAAATCCAATGGTCAGCAGGACAAAGATAGTAGAGGATTGGGAACTCCCATTATTTAAATCAGATGATGGGGAGCAGTTGATACATTCGATAATCAATGAGCTTCAAACTTAG
- a CDS encoding PRC-barrel domain-containing protein yields the protein MRAEVSTLFGLNVYTDKGVYVGKVNDLVLDPNESKISGLAVGKINPELFDIAHKGVILPYRWVIASGDIIIIKQMAHRFKKEAAEPEKESD from the coding sequence ATGCGTGCTGAAGTATCAACCTTGTTTGGATTAAATGTTTATACTGATAAAGGAGTCTATGTGGGAAAGGTCAACGATCTAGTACTTGACCCAAATGAATCCAAAATATCAGGATTGGCTGTCGGGAAGATCAACCCTGAATTGTTCGATATTGCACATAAAGGTGTAATTCTTCCTTACCGCTGGGTAATTGCATCAGGTGATATTATCATTATTAAACAGATGGCTCACCGTTTCAAGAAAGAGGCAGCTGAGCCTGAAAAAGAATCGGATTAA
- a CDS encoding TraB/GumN family protein, translated as MNSENNQYKINYSFNICQSDREHSPISDNPVDNIIIVGTAHVSNKSVTEVDETIEREQPDIVAVELCPARYKALTEQVEEKKISPKDILGGSQPYYFLIHWLLAYVQKKIGDDMGVDPGAEMIHAIKKAESTGARIVLLDRDIQITLQRFWMSMGLWEKLKMTGAILMAAVGLKGEEVDIDSVTEQDVVTQLINELRKFAPSAARVFIDERDAYMTTNLLKAAKTGRVVAVVGAGHRQGINNYLQHPESLPPMEQLVSVPKKRFSLMKIVGFSFVVIAIATFLLVILGIMQGAISPYMLFIVMGYWIVINGVLSATGAALAGGHPKSILTAFSVAWLTSLNPLMAAGWFAGLMEAKQRPPSPHDFKRLLDVETIGEMMGIPLFRVLLVAALANLGSVLGTFIGIYVVLRVANINPTVVLNDVFSSIF; from the coding sequence ATGAATTCGGAAAATAATCAATATAAAATCAATTATTCGTTCAACATTTGTCAGTCAGACAGGGAACATTCCCCTATCTCTGATAACCCGGTAGACAACATCATCATAGTGGGTACAGCCCACGTTTCGAATAAAAGTGTTACCGAGGTTGACGAAACTATTGAGCGTGAACAGCCTGATATTGTCGCAGTAGAACTATGTCCTGCACGGTACAAGGCACTGACCGAGCAGGTAGAGGAAAAAAAGATATCTCCAAAGGATATTCTCGGTGGTAGCCAGCCTTACTATTTCCTGATACACTGGTTGTTGGCCTATGTGCAAAAGAAGATAGGCGATGATATGGGAGTTGACCCGGGGGCTGAGATGATCCATGCAATTAAAAAAGCTGAATCCACAGGTGCCCGTATCGTGCTTCTGGACCGTGACATCCAGATAACATTGCAGCGATTCTGGATGAGCATGGGTCTTTGGGAAAAGCTCAAAATGACTGGAGCCATACTGATGGCGGCTGTGGGGCTAAAAGGTGAAGAAGTGGATATTGATTCTGTTACTGAACAGGATGTTGTCACCCAGCTGATCAATGAACTTCGTAAATTTGCACCTTCTGCAGCAAGGGTGTTCATAGATGAACGTGATGCTTATATGACCACAAACCTGCTGAAGGCTGCAAAGACAGGAAGGGTTGTGGCAGTAGTAGGTGCCGGGCACAGGCAGGGTATCAATAATTACCTGCAGCATCCTGAGAGTCTTCCCCCCATGGAACAACTGGTCAGTGTACCTAAAAAGAGGTTCAGCCTCATGAAGATAGTTGGATTTAGTTTTGTGGTAATTGCGATTGCCACGTTCTTACTGGTCATTTTGGGGATTATGCAGGGTGCCATTTCACCTTATATGTTATTTATTGTCATGGGTTACTGGATCGTAATAAACGGTGTACTGAGTGCTACCGGTGCTGCCCTGGCCGGGGGGCATCCAAAGTCCATATTGACAGCATTTTCAGTGGCCTGGCTTACTTCCCTGAATCCTTTGATGGCAGCAGGTTGGTTTGCAGGACTTATGGAAGCAAAACAACGTCCTCCATCCCCACATGATTTTAAGAGATTACTTGATGTTGAGACTATTGGAGAAATGATGGGGATTCCGCTGTTTCGGGTGCTGCTGGTGGCAGCTCTTGCCAACCTGGGAAGCGTACTGGGTACATTCATAGGAATATATGTGGTGCTGCGTGTGGCAAATATCAATCCGACTGTTGTCCTGAATGATGTATTTAGCAGTATTTTTTGA
- a CDS encoding PGF-pre-PGF domain-containing protein has product MRGLYLSVVGILLLFVTVGVVSANVTTPPSNITDLNNISYSATYINWTWIDPSDADFANVSIWINNTFIKNISKGIQFFNATGLIPNSKYTISTKTQDNNSNINHTWTNHTATTAPFLDTTSPTAVAGPDQTVNEDTVVHFDGSGSSDDVGIVSYSWDFDASNDITVDANGVTTTHTYSNPGTYTVTLTVSDFAGNSDNDTLTVTVNEVTTTKSTGVGSGGSTGTSGETFKNIICTETDRRFIGKDQEVSFNFELECNYVKYINFTGLVSFGKEAVKVEILNHTSSLVDKDAPGVIFSNLNVWIGSFGLISENNVNNPTISFIIDKSWVKENGITLNTIYLYSYDDSRTDWEKMYTKKIGEDSTTYYYQASLPVRINIGPLAISGSNVSSPSMLASNSSIIQTVLPTHNTTVQPTEKNNTTIAPIMWTGFLKEKLPPGKILLTFFVIISIYIGISHTMANKNKVNKLPAMMGELSRTAKKLPIVLTQFYFNLKEKPLFVTRPKERHSHVPDSFWHKEPDKKIVPIKVPAPIPGRTSKQTFAIILSDEEQIPDPEHSRHITKRYPYSNKINPEMPSEASLEKNQNHDQFWRNVQNDPEKES; this is encoded by the coding sequence TTGCGGGGATTATATTTATCAGTTGTTGGGATATTGCTTTTATTTGTAACAGTTGGAGTTGTTAGTGCTAATGTGACTACCCCCCCTTCAAACATAACTGATCTTAACAATATTAGTTATTCAGCTACATATATCAACTGGACATGGATCGACCCATCCGATGCTGACTTCGCAAACGTAAGCATCTGGATAAACAACACATTCATCAAAAATATTTCAAAAGGGATTCAATTCTTTAATGCCACAGGTCTAATCCCTAATTCTAAATATACCATCTCTACCAAAACTCAGGATAACAATAGTAATATCAATCATACATGGACGAATCATACAGCAACAACCGCTCCTTTCCTTGATACTACCTCTCCCACCGCTGTTGCTGGTCCTGACCAGACCGTTAATGAAGATACAGTCGTTCATTTCGATGGTTCCGGTTCATCTGATGATGTTGGTATTGTCAGTTATTCCTGGGATTTCGATGCCAGTAACGATATAACTGTTGACGCCAATGGAGTTACTACAACCCACACCTACTCCAATCCTGGTACATATACGGTTACCCTTACGGTTAGTGATTTTGCTGGAAATTCTGACAATGATACATTGACCGTCACTGTAAATGAAGTTACAACCACTAAAAGCACTGGTGTTGGTAGTGGTGGCAGCACCGGCACGTCAGGTGAAACCTTCAAGAACATAATCTGCACAGAAACCGACCGCAGATTTATCGGTAAAGACCAGGAGGTCAGCTTTAATTTTGAACTGGAATGTAATTATGTGAAATATATCAACTTTACAGGTCTCGTCAGTTTTGGAAAAGAAGCAGTAAAAGTAGAGATTCTCAACCACACCTCATCACTGGTCGATAAAGACGCTCCCGGAGTAATTTTCAGTAACCTGAATGTTTGGATCGGCAGCTTTGGCCTGATATCTGAAAACAATGTAAATAATCCAACAATCTCATTTATTATTGATAAATCATGGGTAAAAGAGAATGGTATTACGTTAAATACCATTTACCTTTATAGTTATGATGACTCAAGAACAGACTGGGAAAAGATGTATACAAAGAAGATCGGTGAAGATTCAACCACGTATTATTACCAGGCCAGTCTTCCAGTAAGAATAAATATTGGGCCACTGGCAATCTCGGGAAGCAATGTATCATCCCCTTCAATGCTCGCATCCAATTCATCGATAATACAAACTGTTCTTCCCACCCATAACACAACAGTGCAACCAACTGAAAAGAATAATACGACAATTGCACCAATCATGTGGACAGGTTTTCTGAAAGAAAAACTACCACCAGGCAAAATTTTGTTAACGTTTTTCGTAATAATCTCAATCTATATCGGGATATCACATACCATGGCAAATAAAAATAAAGTAAATAAACTACCTGCAATGATGGGTGAATTATCCAGGACAGCAAAGAAATTGCCAATTGTCTTGACACAATTTTATTTTAATTTAAAAGAAAAACCTTTATTTGTCACTCGACCCAAAGAAAGACACTCTCATGTTCCCGATAGTTTTTGGCATAAGGAACCCGACAAAAAAATAGTGCCAATTAAAGTACCTGCACCAATACCCGGACGGACCTCAAAACAAACATTTGCTATTATCCTTTCAGATGAAGAGCAAATACCGGATCCTGAGCATTCACGGCATATAACAAAGAGATATCCATACTCTAATAAAATAAATCCAGAAATGCCATCGGAAGCAAGTCTTGAAAAAAACCAAAATCATGACCAGTTCTGGAGAAACGTCCAAAATGACCCTGAAAAAGAATCCTGA